The following are encoded together in the Mycolicibacterium arabiense genome:
- a CDS encoding DUF4191 domain-containing protein: MAKKRNTAEMKAAKAQAKATRKAASKERRSQLWQAFQIQRKEDKRLLPYMIGAFVLIVGIAVAAGLIAGSTFTLIALIPLGILLGALVAFIIFGRRAQKSVYRKAEGQTGAAAWALDNLRGKWRVTPGVAATGHFDAVHRVIGRPGVIFVGEGSANRVKPLLAQEKKRTARLVGDVPIYVIVVGNGEGEVPLSKLERHLTKLPANITVKQMDSLESRLVALGSRVGPAAMPKGPMPGNTKMKGVQRTVRRR; encoded by the coding sequence ATGGCGAAAAAGCGCAATACCGCCGAGATGAAGGCCGCCAAGGCCCAGGCGAAGGCCACGCGGAAGGCTGCCTCCAAGGAGCGGCGCAGTCAGCTGTGGCAGGCATTCCAGATCCAACGCAAGGAGGACAAGCGCCTCCTGCCGTACATGATCGGCGCATTCGTCCTGATCGTCGGCATTGCGGTGGCCGCCGGGCTGATCGCGGGCAGCACCTTCACGCTGATCGCCCTGATCCCGTTGGGCATCCTGCTCGGTGCGCTGGTCGCGTTCATCATCTTCGGTCGGCGCGCGCAGAAGTCGGTCTATCGCAAGGCCGAGGGGCAGACCGGTGCCGCCGCTTGGGCGCTGGACAACCTGCGCGGCAAGTGGCGCGTCACGCCGGGCGTCGCGGCGACGGGTCACTTCGACGCCGTGCACCGCGTGATCGGCCGTCCCGGGGTCATCTTCGTCGGCGAGGGTTCCGCGAACCGGGTCAAACCCCTTCTCGCGCAGGAGAAGAAGCGCACCGCCCGACTCGTCGGCGACGTGCCGATCTACGTCATCGTGGTCGGCAACGGCGAGGGCGAGGTGCCGTTGTCGAAGCTGGAGCGCCACCTGACCAAGCTGCCTGCCAACATCACGGTCAAGCAGATGGACTCGCTGGAGTCGCGCCTGGTGGCGCTGGGCTCGCGCGTCGGCCCGGCCGCCATGCCGAAGGGTCCGATGCCGGGCAACACCAAGATGAAGGGCGTGCAGCGCACCGTCCGTCGCCGCTAG
- a CDS encoding TIGR01777 family oxidoreductase: MSVIAIAGSSGVIGTALVSALRAADHRVVRLVRRTPAHADDVFWNPDTGELDTGVLDDVDAVVNMCGVGVGDKRWSGAFKQSLRDSRIGPTDVLSNAVADAGVPVLVNASAVGFYGDTRNRVVDESAPRGDGFLAKLCEDWEAATAAAHDAGARVVLARTGLVLSPSGGVLGRLRPLFAFGLGTRLGNGKQYMAWISLEDQIRALLFAIGHDDVSGPVNFTGPAPVTNAEFTAALGRTLHRPTPTAVPGFALRAVVGEFADEGLLAGQRAIPAALERAGFEFRHNTIGEALAYATAAKDGG; this comes from the coding sequence GTGTCGGTCATCGCGATCGCCGGGTCGTCCGGTGTCATCGGCACGGCGCTCGTCAGTGCGCTGCGCGCCGCTGATCACCGGGTGGTCCGGCTCGTCCGACGCACGCCTGCCCACGCCGACGACGTGTTCTGGAACCCGGACACCGGCGAGCTGGACACCGGGGTGCTCGACGACGTCGACGCCGTGGTGAACATGTGCGGCGTCGGCGTCGGGGACAAGCGGTGGTCCGGGGCGTTCAAGCAGAGCCTGCGCGACAGCCGGATCGGGCCGACCGACGTCCTGTCGAACGCGGTGGCCGATGCCGGGGTGCCGGTGCTCGTCAACGCGAGCGCGGTCGGCTTCTACGGGGACACGCGCAACCGCGTCGTCGACGAGAGTGCGCCGCGCGGCGACGGGTTCCTCGCGAAGTTGTGCGAGGACTGGGAGGCGGCCACCGCCGCGGCGCACGACGCGGGAGCGCGAGTGGTGTTGGCGCGTACCGGTCTCGTGCTGTCGCCGTCCGGTGGCGTGCTCGGTCGGCTGCGACCGTTGTTCGCGTTCGGCCTCGGCACCCGCCTGGGCAACGGCAAGCAGTACATGGCGTGGATCAGCCTCGAGGATCAGATTCGGGCGCTGCTGTTCGCCATCGGCCACGACGACGTATCGGGGCCGGTGAACTTCACCGGCCCGGCGCCGGTGACCAACGCCGAGTTCACCGCCGCGCTGGGCCGGACACTGCACCGGCCGACGCCGACGGCGGTGCCGGGCTTCGCACTGCGTGCGGTCGTCGGCGAGTTCGCCGACGAGGGTCTGCTCGCCGGCCAGCGTGCGATCCCCGCGGCGCTGGAGCGGGCGGGCTTCGAGTTCCGGCACAACACGATCGGCGAAGCACTGGCGTACGCGACGGCAGCCAAGGATGGCGGATAG
- a CDS encoding PaaI family thioesterase, whose product MAMQDFPFDVITADEYDRLRAAYEPLTESMRRLVAAGIRTGVDVDEIRQAQAAIDLATEVLERTQRDTTSTLRHAGTGRPLAWANPAVGLRNAIAPPMDIRHESDGTCWAEFTLGPAYEGPPGLVHGGICALVLDHILGEAASDGLTKPLFTGTITLKYMRGTPLGPVRAEAFIERTEGIKTYARGYLGDAQGHTVEADGVFIRPAWARDPGGQERSDSGIRDSA is encoded by the coding sequence ATGGCGATGCAGGACTTCCCGTTCGACGTGATCACCGCCGACGAGTACGACCGGCTGCGCGCCGCCTACGAGCCGCTCACCGAATCGATGCGCAGGCTCGTCGCTGCGGGCATCCGCACCGGGGTGGACGTGGACGAGATCCGGCAGGCGCAGGCGGCCATCGACCTGGCGACCGAGGTGCTCGAACGGACGCAGCGCGACACCACGTCGACGCTCCGGCACGCAGGAACCGGGCGGCCGCTGGCGTGGGCGAATCCGGCCGTCGGACTGCGCAATGCGATCGCCCCGCCGATGGACATCCGGCACGAATCCGACGGCACCTGCTGGGCGGAGTTCACGCTCGGCCCCGCCTACGAGGGCCCGCCCGGCCTGGTGCACGGCGGCATCTGCGCCCTGGTGCTCGACCACATCCTCGGCGAGGCGGCCAGCGACGGGCTCACCAAGCCACTGTTCACCGGGACGATCACGCTGAAGTACATGCGCGGGACCCCGCTGGGCCCGGTGCGGGCGGAGGCGTTCATCGAGCGCACCGAGGGCATCAAGACCTACGCACGCGGGTATCTCGGTGACGCGCAGGGCCACACCGTGGAGGCTGACGGGGTGTTCATTCGCCCGGCGTGGGCGCGGGATCCCGGCGGGCAGGAGCGCAGCGACTCGGGGATTAGGGACAGCGCGTGA
- a CDS encoding amidohydrolase → MCTACEWAPHFASLGTETPPRTTQPSTAPSDTLAPELDDAADVVFRSGRVYTVAGPQEWVQAVAVQGDGITYVGDDAGADAFIGPATRVVDLDGRLLMPGFVEGHTHPFLGAFLTSGVDLQVPTLADALSAIETYAKANPEGPVRGFGWRVDMFGPQGPTRGDLDRILPDRPAFFFAIDGHSLWANSKALEIAKVTRDTPDPIPRFSYYARDRNGDPTGYVLEVNAVLGLVDAVEPISAQTMGRLMEAWLPKATAAGITTLFDAGVPPIGDDQAALLQLYTDVEKRGALPVRVVACYTVKAPPVDTATQRLLETRNQVSSDLVQVDVVKIIGDGTQEGYTAWLLEPYADQPDSTGGSPFTPEQWQELIGAVDAAGFDVHVHACGERTTRTALDAIEQAIVTNPPRDRRHAIAHLVYVDDSDNGRFAELGVTAQFSANWMSGDPDTLQNLAERYGPERAAKMYRPKTVLQSGGRISLGTDWPAAGYFSTYRPLDSIQIGVTRQLVGEPDAPVLAPADERLTVAEAVHANTLGAAHQIRMDTEVGSIEVGKRADLIVLDRNVFEGDPHDIHRANVVMTMMNGQVQLEVK, encoded by the coding sequence ATGTGCACTGCATGCGAGTGGGCGCCGCACTTCGCGTCACTGGGGACCGAGACCCCTCCCCGCACGACACAGCCATCGACTGCGCCGAGTGACACACTCGCACCCGAACTCGACGACGCCGCGGACGTCGTGTTCCGCAGCGGCCGCGTCTACACGGTGGCCGGCCCGCAGGAGTGGGTGCAAGCCGTCGCGGTGCAGGGCGACGGCATCACCTACGTCGGAGACGACGCCGGCGCCGACGCGTTCATCGGGCCCGCGACCAGAGTGGTGGACCTCGACGGTCGCCTGCTGATGCCGGGGTTCGTCGAGGGGCACACCCACCCCTTCCTCGGCGCGTTCCTGACCTCCGGCGTCGATCTGCAGGTCCCCACGCTCGCCGACGCGCTGTCCGCGATCGAGACGTACGCGAAGGCGAATCCCGAGGGCCCGGTGCGCGGATTCGGGTGGCGGGTGGACATGTTCGGCCCGCAGGGCCCCACCCGCGGCGACCTCGACCGCATCCTGCCCGACCGGCCTGCGTTCTTCTTCGCCATAGACGGCCACAGCTTGTGGGCGAACTCGAAGGCGTTGGAGATCGCGAAGGTCACCCGCGACACGCCGGATCCGATCCCGCGGTTCAGCTATTACGCCCGCGACCGCAACGGCGACCCGACGGGTTACGTCCTGGAGGTGAACGCGGTGCTGGGCCTGGTGGACGCCGTCGAACCCATCTCGGCGCAGACGATGGGGCGACTGATGGAGGCGTGGCTTCCGAAGGCGACCGCGGCCGGCATCACCACGCTCTTCGACGCAGGCGTGCCGCCGATCGGCGACGACCAGGCCGCACTGCTGCAGCTGTACACCGACGTGGAGAAGCGCGGGGCGCTGCCGGTGCGGGTCGTCGCCTGCTACACGGTCAAGGCACCGCCGGTCGACACCGCGACGCAGAGGTTGCTCGAGACCAGAAATCAGGTGTCGAGCGACCTGGTGCAGGTCGACGTCGTCAAGATCATCGGCGACGGTACGCAGGAGGGCTACACGGCCTGGCTGCTCGAACCGTATGCCGACCAGCCGGACTCGACCGGCGGCTCACCGTTCACGCCGGAGCAGTGGCAAGAGCTGATCGGCGCGGTCGACGCCGCCGGTTTCGACGTGCACGTGCACGCCTGCGGTGAGCGCACCACCCGCACTGCGCTCGACGCCATCGAGCAGGCGATCGTCACCAATCCCCCGCGTGACCGCAGGCACGCCATCGCACACCTCGTCTACGTCGACGACTCCGACAACGGGCGCTTCGCCGAGCTCGGCGTCACGGCCCAGTTCTCCGCGAACTGGATGTCGGGCGACCCCGACACTCTGCAGAACCTCGCCGAACGCTACGGCCCGGAACGTGCCGCCAAGATGTACCGGCCCAAGACGGTGCTTCAATCGGGTGGTCGAATCTCGCTGGGCACCGATTGGCCGGCCGCGGGTTACTTCTCGACCTACAGACCGCTCGACTCCATTCAGATCGGCGTGACCCGTCAGCTGGTCGGAGAGCCCGATGCCCCGGTGCTGGCACCCGCCGACGAACGGCTGACGGTGGCCGAGGCCGTGCACGCCAATACCCTTGGCGCCGCGCATCAGATCCGGATGGACACCGAGGTGGGCTCGATCGAGGTGGGCAAGCGTGCCGATCTGATCGTGCTGGATCGCAACGTCTTCGAGGGCGATCCGCACGACATCCACCGCGCCAACGTGGTGATGACGATGATGAACGGTCAGGTGCAGCTCGAGGTGAAGTAA
- the lipA gene encoding lipoyl synthase — protein MTIAPDGRKLLRLEVRNAETPIERKPPWIKTTLKTGPEYKELKALVRREGLHTVCEEAGCPNIYECWEDREATFLIGGEQCTRRCDFCQIDTGKPAELDRDEPRRVAESVQAMGLRYSTVTGVARDDLPDGGAWLYAETVRQIKLLNPNTGVELLAPDFNAIPEQLNEVFESRPEVFAHNVETVPRIFKRIRPAFRYQRSLDVITAAREFGLVTKSNLILGMGETPDEVRTALVDLHQAGCDIITITQYLRPSLRHHPVERWVKPEEFVEHSKFAEEVGFSGVLAGPLVRSSYRAGRLYAETARIRAASAS, from the coding sequence GTGACTATCGCCCCCGACGGCCGCAAATTGCTGCGGCTCGAGGTCCGCAACGCCGAGACCCCCATCGAGCGCAAGCCGCCGTGGATCAAGACGACGCTGAAGACCGGCCCGGAGTACAAGGAACTCAAGGCGCTGGTGCGCCGCGAGGGTCTGCACACGGTGTGCGAGGAGGCGGGCTGTCCCAACATCTACGAATGCTGGGAGGACCGCGAGGCGACCTTCCTCATCGGCGGCGAGCAGTGCACCCGGCGGTGCGACTTCTGCCAGATCGACACCGGCAAGCCTGCTGAACTCGACCGTGACGAACCGCGCCGCGTCGCCGAGAGCGTGCAGGCGATGGGCCTGCGCTACTCGACGGTCACCGGTGTCGCGCGCGACGACCTGCCCGACGGCGGCGCGTGGCTCTACGCCGAGACGGTCCGCCAGATCAAGTTGCTCAACCCGAACACTGGCGTCGAGCTGCTGGCCCCGGACTTCAATGCGATCCCCGAACAGCTCAACGAGGTCTTCGAGTCGCGGCCCGAGGTGTTCGCGCACAACGTCGAGACGGTCCCCCGCATCTTCAAGCGGATCCGGCCGGCCTTCCGGTACCAGCGCAGCCTCGACGTCATCACTGCGGCGCGCGAGTTCGGTCTGGTCACCAAGAGCAATCTGATCCTCGGCATGGGCGAGACGCCCGACGAGGTGCGGACCGCGCTCGTCGACCTGCATCAGGCGGGTTGCGACATCATCACCATCACGCAGTACCTGCGTCCGTCGCTGCGGCACCACCCGGTGGAGCGTTGGGTCAAGCCCGAGGAGTTCGTCGAGCACTCGAAGTTCGCCGAGGAGGTCGGTTTCTCCGGCGTTCTGGCCGGTCCGCTGGTGCGGTCGTCGTACCGCGCGGGCAGGCTCTACGCCGAAACCGCACGCATCCGGGCGGCGTCGGCTTCCTGA
- a CDS encoding RDD family protein: MARTFGSWLSGPPQPEAGDPSAGPNEYPGQQLGLPPSGSGSLVGWGRRIGALAIDWFIAYGLGALAMSMGLVSMNVLSTAVLVIWLILGVVAVRLFGFTPGQAALGLRVASVDNRIHVGMGRALIRGLLIALVVPPLFTDTDGRGLQDKATGTAIVRR; the protein is encoded by the coding sequence ATGGCCCGCACCTTCGGTTCTTGGCTCTCCGGTCCGCCCCAACCCGAGGCGGGCGACCCGAGCGCAGGACCCAACGAGTACCCCGGGCAGCAACTCGGCCTGCCGCCGTCGGGCAGCGGGTCGCTGGTCGGCTGGGGTCGCCGGATCGGGGCCCTGGCGATCGACTGGTTCATCGCCTATGGGCTCGGTGCGCTCGCCATGTCGATGGGGCTGGTGTCGATGAACGTGCTCTCGACCGCGGTACTGGTGATCTGGCTGATCCTCGGCGTCGTCGCGGTGCGGCTGTTCGGCTTCACCCCGGGCCAGGCCGCGCTCGGCCTACGCGTCGCCTCGGTCGACAACCGGATCCACGTCGGCATGGGCCGCGCGCTGATACGCGGCCTGCTGATCGCGCTCGTCGTCCCGCCGCTGTTCACCGACACCGACGGCCGCGGCCTGCAGGACAAGGCAACCGGCACCGCGATCGTCCGGCGCTGA
- the lipB gene encoding lipoyl(octanoyl) transferase LipB, which yields MSSDPAPASVRAASSRIDVRRLGTLDYESAWQLQRETADARVAGGPDTLLLLEHPPTYTAGKRTEPHERPDPRISGGIPVVDTDRGGKITWHGPGQLVGYPIIGLAQPMDVVKFVRRLEDSLMSVCTALGVPVCRVEGRSGVWVPADGPRPTRKIAAIGIRVARGTTLHGFALNCDCDLGAYSSIVPCGISDAGVTSLSAELGRTVGVTDVVDMVADAVADALDGRIAVGASSAASVESVQ from the coding sequence ATGTCTTCTGACCCGGCGCCGGCCTCGGTCCGCGCGGCGTCGTCGCGGATCGACGTGCGGCGGCTCGGCACGCTCGACTACGAGTCCGCCTGGCAGTTGCAGCGCGAGACGGCCGACGCCAGGGTCGCCGGCGGTCCCGACACCCTGCTGCTGCTGGAACATCCCCCGACCTACACCGCAGGCAAGCGCACCGAACCGCACGAGCGCCCCGACCCCAGGATCTCGGGCGGGATCCCGGTCGTCGACACCGACCGCGGCGGCAAGATCACCTGGCACGGTCCCGGTCAGCTCGTCGGCTACCCGATCATAGGTCTCGCGCAGCCCATGGACGTCGTGAAGTTCGTTCGCCGCCTTGAGGATTCGCTGATGTCGGTGTGCACTGCGCTGGGCGTCCCGGTGTGCCGGGTGGAGGGTCGTTCCGGGGTCTGGGTGCCTGCCGACGGCCCGCGACCGACGCGCAAGATCGCGGCCATCGGCATCCGGGTGGCCAGGGGGACGACGCTGCACGGCTTCGCGCTGAACTGTGACTGCGATCTCGGCGCGTACTCCTCGATCGTGCCCTGTGGCATCTCCGACGCAGGTGTCACGTCACTGTCGGCCGAGCTGGGCCGCACGGTCGGCGTCACGGACGTCGTCGACATGGTTGCCGACGCCGTCGCCGACGCCCTCGACGGCCGCATCGCGGTCGGTGCCTCGTCGGCCGCGAGCGTAGAATCGGTCCAGTGA
- a CDS encoding DoxX family protein, with protein sequence MATFENRLAGFSSPVLSVFRIIFGLLFTLHGTMKVFGWPLGASIPVGTWPGWWAGIIELVTGLLILVGLFTRIAAFIASGHMAVAYIWQHWMPNGFWPYDAGMGGNGGEPALMYCFAFLLLAALGGGSLSLDARRRGGMVGGAARGQRVVSGTAAPGGGVVTGRGAAPRGGLLSRFRRNRY encoded by the coding sequence ATGGCGACCTTCGAGAACCGGCTCGCGGGCTTTTCCTCCCCCGTCCTGAGCGTCTTCCGCATCATCTTCGGACTCCTCTTCACACTGCACGGCACCATGAAGGTGTTCGGCTGGCCCCTTGGTGCTTCCATCCCCGTCGGTACCTGGCCAGGCTGGTGGGCCGGGATCATCGAATTGGTCACGGGCCTACTGATTCTGGTGGGGCTGTTCACCCGCATCGCGGCATTCATCGCGTCGGGTCACATGGCCGTCGCGTACATCTGGCAGCACTGGATGCCCAACGGCTTCTGGCCCTATGACGCGGGCATGGGTGGCAACGGCGGCGAGCCCGCGCTCATGTACTGCTTCGCGTTCCTGCTGCTGGCCGCGCTCGGCGGCGGATCCCTGTCACTCGACGCTCGCCGTCGCGGCGGGATGGTCGGAGGGGCTGCGCGCGGACAACGCGTCGTCAGCGGCACCGCTGCGCCGGGTGGCGGAGTGGTCACCGGACGCGGTGCGGCACCTCGCGGCGGACTGCTCAGCCGGTTCCGCCGCAACCGCTACTGA
- a CDS encoding DoxX family protein: MTNFESKLTLLTPTVVSVFRIVLGLLFTIRGTQKLFDWPVAAPVDIPFGSFPLWWAGVIELLAGVLILIGFVTRFAAFIASGQMAFAYFMIHPPKGSWPVENGGELPVVLCFGFLLLVFTGGGAYALDAMRAQPTRKRSRSTVR, from the coding sequence ATGACGAACTTCGAGTCGAAGCTGACGCTGCTCACGCCCACGGTCGTGAGCGTGTTCCGGATCGTGCTGGGCCTGCTGTTCACGATCCGAGGCACGCAGAAGCTGTTCGACTGGCCGGTCGCCGCGCCGGTGGACATCCCGTTCGGCTCGTTCCCGCTGTGGTGGGCCGGCGTCATCGAACTCCTCGCGGGCGTCCTCATCCTGATCGGCTTCGTCACCCGGTTCGCCGCGTTCATCGCGTCGGGCCAAATGGCCTTCGCGTACTTCATGATCCATCCCCCGAAGGGGTCGTGGCCCGTCGAGAACGGCGGCGAATTACCCGTCGTCCTGTGCTTCGGCTTCCTGCTGCTGGTGTTCACCGGCGGCGGTGCGTACGCACTCGACGCGATGCGCGCCCAGCCCACCCGCAAGCGCTCGAGAAGTACAGTCCGATAA
- a CDS encoding DoxX family protein produces MPQSLELRLNSLFPAVLSLFRVVLGLLFLVHGGAKLLAWPVDTGNGPVPFGAWPAWWAGVIEVVAGLLIMTGLFTRIAAFIASGTMAVAYFWRHQPDGLHPLQNGGETPVLFCFGFFLLVFAGGGAYALDTVLAGRRRTAATR; encoded by the coding sequence ATGCCGCAATCCCTTGAGCTGCGCCTGAACTCGTTGTTCCCTGCCGTGCTGAGCCTGTTCCGCGTCGTGCTCGGCCTGCTGTTCCTGGTGCACGGCGGGGCGAAGCTGCTCGCCTGGCCGGTGGACACGGGCAACGGGCCAGTGCCCTTCGGCGCCTGGCCGGCGTGGTGGGCCGGTGTGATCGAAGTCGTTGCGGGACTGCTCATCATGACGGGCCTGTTCACCCGGATCGCGGCGTTCATCGCCTCGGGCACGATGGCCGTCGCCTACTTCTGGCGGCACCAACCGGACGGCCTGCACCCGCTGCAGAACGGCGGCGAGACCCCGGTGCTGTTCTGCTTCGGCTTCTTCCTGCTGGTCTTCGCCGGCGGCGGCGCATACGCACTCGACACCGTGCTCGCCGGTAGACGACGCACCGCGGCCACGCGCTAG
- the glnA gene encoding type I glutamate--ammonia ligase: MAEKTADDIIKTIQDEKVEYVDIRFCDLPGVVQHFSIPASAFDESVFEDGLAFDGSSVRGFQSIHESDMMLLPDPETARIDPFRKAKTLNLSFFVHDPFTREAYSRDPRNVARKAENYLASTGIADTCFFGAEAEFYIFDSVTFDSKINGTSYEVDSESGWWNTGEPFEADGSPNLGYKVRPKGGYFPVAPYDHYVDLRDEMATNLQNAGFILERGHHEVGTAGQAEINYKFNTLLHAADDVLLFKYIIKNTAWKNGKTVTFMPKPLFGDNGSGMHAHQSLWKDGQPLFHDESGYAGLSDLARHYIGGILHHAPSLLAFTNPTVNSYKRLVPGYEAPINLVYSQRNRSACVRIPITGNNPKAKRLEFRCPDSSGNPYLAFAAMLMAGIDGIKKKIEPLTPVDKDLYELPPDEAAAIPQAPTSLSAVIDKLEEDHEYLTEGGVFTEDLIETWISYKRENEIMPIQIRPHPYEFSLYYDV; encoded by the coding sequence GTGGCAGAAAAGACGGCCGACGACATCATCAAGACGATCCAGGACGAGAAGGTCGAGTACGTCGACATCCGTTTCTGCGATCTTCCGGGTGTCGTCCAGCACTTCTCGATCCCGGCCTCGGCGTTCGATGAGAGCGTCTTCGAGGACGGCCTCGCGTTCGACGGCTCGTCGGTCCGCGGCTTCCAGTCCATCCACGAGTCGGACATGATGCTGCTGCCCGATCCCGAGACGGCGCGCATCGACCCCTTCCGCAAGGCCAAGACGCTGAACCTCAGCTTCTTCGTGCACGACCCCTTCACCCGCGAGGCCTACTCCCGCGACCCGCGCAACGTGGCCCGCAAGGCGGAGAACTACCTCGCCAGCACCGGCATCGCCGACACCTGCTTCTTCGGTGCCGAGGCCGAGTTCTACATCTTCGACTCGGTGACGTTCGACTCCAAGATCAACGGCACCTCCTACGAGGTCGACTCCGAGTCCGGCTGGTGGAACACCGGCGAGCCCTTCGAGGCCGACGGCAGCCCCAACCTGGGATACAAGGTGCGCCCCAAGGGCGGCTACTTCCCGGTCGCCCCGTACGACCACTACGTCGACCTGCGCGACGAGATGGCCACCAACCTCCAGAACGCCGGCTTCATCCTCGAGCGCGGCCACCACGAGGTCGGCACCGCGGGCCAGGCGGAGATCAACTACAAGTTCAACACCCTGCTGCACGCGGCGGACGACGTGTTGCTGTTCAAGTACATCATCAAGAACACCGCGTGGAAGAACGGCAAGACCGTCACGTTCATGCCCAAGCCGCTGTTCGGTGACAACGGTTCCGGCATGCACGCCCACCAGTCGCTGTGGAAGGACGGCCAGCCGCTGTTCCACGACGAGTCGGGCTACGCGGGTCTGTCGGACCTCGCCCGCCACTACATCGGCGGCATCCTGCACCACGCGCCGTCGCTGCTGGCGTTCACCAACCCGACGGTGAACTCCTACAAGCGTCTCGTTCCCGGCTACGAGGCACCGATCAACCTGGTGTACAGCCAGCGCAACCGCTCGGCGTGCGTCCGCATCCCGATCACCGGCAACAACCCGAAGGCCAAGCGCCTCGAATTCCGTTGCCCGGACAGCTCGGGTAACCCGTACCTGGCGTTCGCGGCCATGCTGATGGCAGGCATCGACGGCATCAAGAAGAAGATCGAGCCGCTGACGCCCGTCGACAAGGACCTCTACGAGCTGCCGCCGGACGAGGCCGCCGCGATCCCGCAGGCGCCCACCTCGTTGTCCGCGGTCATCGACAAGCTCGAGGAGGACCACGAATACCTCACCGAGGGTGGCGTGTTCACCGAGGACCTGATCGAGACCTGGATCTCGTACAAGCGTGAGAACGAGATCATGCCGATCCAGATCCGGCCTCACCCGTACGAGTTCTCGCTGTACTACGACGTCTGA
- a CDS encoding TIGR03619 family F420-dependent LLM class oxidoreductase, producing the protein MRFYVSTAFLDIKEVVEVAKAADDLGYEGMGIPDHVINLETLETPYPYTKDGSRRWEAFTHWPDPWVMIGAIALATSRLKFVTTVYLPAMRDPYSAAKAIGTAACLAEGRLELGIGVGWCEEEFTLMGQRFDRRGKRTDEMLELMRALWQPGWTEFDGEFYTTPRLEMEPTPPHIPIYVGGLSNVALRRAARNDGWIGDLITTEQAIASVDRIRALRAESGLGMDDFTVITPLTDAFTPEHYARAEAAGIDGIITMPWMFYSGPTASLSEKIDGMKRFRKDLGLDA; encoded by the coding sequence GTGAGGTTCTACGTCAGCACGGCGTTCCTCGACATCAAGGAGGTCGTCGAAGTGGCCAAGGCCGCAGACGATCTCGGGTACGAGGGCATGGGCATCCCGGATCACGTGATCAACCTCGAGACCCTCGAGACGCCCTACCCGTACACGAAGGACGGCTCCCGTCGCTGGGAGGCGTTCACGCACTGGCCCGACCCGTGGGTGATGATCGGCGCGATCGCGCTGGCGACGAGCAGGCTGAAGTTCGTCACGACCGTCTACCTGCCCGCGATGCGCGACCCGTACTCGGCGGCCAAGGCCATCGGCACGGCTGCCTGCCTGGCCGAGGGGCGGCTGGAACTCGGCATCGGCGTCGGCTGGTGCGAGGAGGAGTTCACCCTGATGGGCCAGCGGTTCGACCGCCGCGGCAAGCGCACCGACGAGATGCTCGAACTCATGCGGGCGCTGTGGCAGCCGGGGTGGACCGAGTTCGACGGCGAGTTCTACACCACGCCGCGGCTGGAGATGGAACCCACGCCACCACACATTCCGATCTACGTCGGCGGGCTGTCGAACGTCGCGCTGCGCCGAGCTGCCCGCAACGACGGCTGGATCGGCGACCTGATCACCACCGAGCAGGCCATCGCCTCGGTCGATCGGATCCGCGCCCTGCGTGCCGAAAGCGGCTTGGGCATGGACGACTTCACGGTCATCACGCCGCTGACCGACGCCTTCACCCCTGAGCACTACGCCCGGGCGGAGGCCGCGGGCATCGACGGCATCATCACGATGCCGTGGATGTTCTACAGCGGACCGACGGCGTCGCTGAGCGAGAAGATCGACGGCATGAAGCGGTTCCGCAAGGACCTCGGCCTCGACGCCTAG